CATGGCCATGCTCAGGGCGTGGCCGCCGCCGAGGAACCCGGTCACGTATCCGCCCTGCATCGGGTCCGAGGCGCCGACCCTCGGCACATGGCGACGCTGCGTCTCGCCGTGCTCGTCGGCGATGCGGAAGCCGACGATGCCGAGGCGCGGGTCGGCGGCGTACAGGTCACGGACTCGGCGCAGCACATCGGCGTCGACGAGCAGGCCGTCGTCGTCGAGTTCGACCACGACGTCCACGTCGCCGTGGTCACGGAGGCGGGCGAGGGCGACATTACGGCCGCCGGGGCAGCCGAGGTTCTCGTCCACGTCGATCGTGGTGACCTCGCCGGGCAGGGAGAGCCGGCGGGCGAATTCGGGGAGCTCGCAGCCGTTTCCGACGATCACGATGCGGGCGGGCGCCAGGTCCTGCTTGGCCACCGACTCCAGCAGCGCGTCGACCTCGGCGGGCCGGTTCCCCATGGTCACCACGGCAACGGCGATCCTCGGCTCCACCACAGCCCCCACGTCCACCACGTCCCTCACTTCGTCCGGCCCTCGACGCGACCGCGTCCGTCCACGAACGGGCCCGTCGTTCACCTAGATGTTGCCTCAGGTGCGGACGTTGCTCCGACACCGCCTCATTCTGCTTCGATTTCCCACCGGTTCGGCCCGGGCCGCGACCGTCAGCGACCGTCCGCCGTGCGCCGGTTCTCCCTGCGGCGGACGAACTTGAGCCCTGACCAGTCCTCCCCCAGCATCGCCACCTTCACGTCCACGACGCCGAGCGGGAGGAAGAGGTCGCGCAGCGCGTTCTCGGTGAGGTCGCTGACATGTCCTGCGGCCTTGCGGGGCCAGGCGATCCACAGCATGGCGTCGTCGGCGAGTTCGCGGACCAGGGACGCGGTCTCGGCGGCGAGGTCGGCACGGCTGCGGTAGAAGGCCACCGTGATGTCGGCGTCTCGGGGGCCGCCGGGGGCGAGGTGGACGCCGTCCGGGAGTCCGGGAACGTCCCAGCCGGGCGCGGCGTGCCGCAGTCGAACGCGATGGCCGGGCTTGACGCCGAGCTTCCTGGCGAGGGGGGTGCCGGAGTAGCCGCCGCCGGCCGGGGTGTCGCTCACCGTCCCACCGTAGCCGCGGACCGTAGGCGTCAGGCTGTTCGGCTGCTCCGTGGCGAGCGCAGAGGTGACCGGCGGTACCGGCGCGCGAGGCGCCGTCCCGCCCGGTGCTCAGGACTTTTTGCTGACGCCATGACAATTCAGTGTCTGCTTTTGGCTTTTACTGTGTACGTTCTGTGCCGGGGGAGCGAACATCACCGTCGCATGCCTGCCGCCGACGCCCTGACCGCCGTCCGGCCGCGGGCCGCTTCGGGCGCGGATGGTCGCAGATCTCGTATCTGCTCTGTCCGGCGTGCGAAGGAGTTGTTCCGTGGCGTCGCCGTCCGCCCGCGAAGTGGCGCCGCTTCCCGTGGCAGGTCTGCCGCCGGCCGCGCTCACCGTCCCCGCAGACCCGACAGGCACGACAGACGCCGCGGCCACGCGTGCCGGTCGATGCTCCGCGCCCCTTCGGCACCCGCGCTCCTCGCCCTCCCCGTGAACACGGCCCGTCCGTCCCGCTGAACCGATCCCGATGCCCTCTCCTCATCCTGGAGTCCGTGTGGCCCGCCGTATCCCCGCCCGTGCCGTCGTCGCCGCCCTCGCGGTCCTCGCCGCGACCACCGGCCCCCTCCCGGGCGCCACCCCGGCCGCCGCCGACGGCAACACCGGCGCCCCCCTCACTGCGGAGAAGGTCTTCCAGTCGGACCGCTACGTCCCGCGCCGGGACCTCACGCAATCCGCCGGCCCGAGCGGCTATCTGCACGCCAGGGAAGGCCGTACCGGCTTGCTGTGGACGTCGTACGACACCGGTACGACGACCGAGCTGGGCGCCCTGTCCCAGGCGGCGATCCCCGGGTATCTCGGATCGTTCTCCGACATCGTGACCGACGTCGTCTCGCGCACCGAGAAGGTCGTCCTCAAAGACATGGCCGCCGGCACCAGCACGGACGTCGCGATCACCCACGGCACGTACTGGGCCACCCACGGCGCCCATGTGCTGACCCAGGCGCGGGACGCCGACGGCAACCGGGTGCTCTGGCTGTACGGCGGCGGCGCACCGGCCGACGGCACCCTCGTCCACGGCTGGCCGACCGGCATCACCGCCAACTTCACCGTCCTGGGCGGCGACAGCGGCACGGCCGTCGTCAGCTACGCCCTCGGCAGCGCGCGTCACCTGGCGCTGGTCGACCTGGCCGCCGCCGAGGTCACCGCCGACGTGACGGTGGCCGCCGCGCCGACCACCGTCGCCCTGAGCGCCGACCGGCTGGTCTGGTACGCGTACGGCGCCACGGCGCACGTCCTGGACCGGGCCGACCTGTCCGCCCCCGGGACGACGGTCACGCTGCCCGGCACCGAGGGCACCCCGCAGCTGGGCATCGCCGGCCGCTGGCTGGTGGTGGCCCGTTCCGTGCCGCCGCAGCCCGGCAACCTCGTGGACAAGTCCGGTGAGCCGCTCACCGCCGTGCCCCTCGCGGGCGGCGACGCGGTCACCCTCCTGCGGCACGCGGGCACCTCGCTCACACCGGCCCCGGACGGCGGGCTGCTCGCCGTGGGCGGCGCGGATTCCGGGCACTGGGCGGTGCGCAGGGTCACCGACACGGGCGCGGACACGCCGGCCCTGACCGAGGTGACCGCCGTACCGCCGGTCGCCGCCAGGATCGACCACCTCTCCGTGCAGAACGGCACCCTGGCCACCGACGAGGCCGACAGCGGCTTCATGGGCGCCTACTACAGCCGCCCGGTCTCCGCCGACGGAACACCGGGCGCGCCGGCCTGGCGGTCCTGGAAGTACCAGCAGGCCGGCCCGTACGCCACCGGTGACGGCCGCGCGGTGGAATTCGTCGCCGACGGCGACCCCAACACCGGATCCCACGTCGGTTCCATCGACCGCTCCGACACCGCCGGCTACTTCTACTTCCCCTCGGCCTCCGGCAGCGTTCTGGACATCACCGGCCGTTACGCCATCGTCAACGGCACCTCCCCCGCCCGGCAGTACGTGGGCGACCTCGGCGTGTACACCGACCTCCAGCCCGTCGTGACGCGTCCCGTCACGGCCGCCTCCGTGTGGGGGACCGAGCTGTGGACGCCGGGTACCACGGCCGGCACGGTCACCGCGAAGGACCTGAAGACCGGCAGGGCGACCGCCACCGTGAGCACCGGCGCCCCCTGCGTCCCCCAGGAGCTCCAGGTCGTGGGCCGCTGGATCTACTGGTCGTGCGGCGCCACCGCCGCGGCGGGCGTCTTCGACCGCACGGCGAAGAAGAACATCACCGTCCCGTCCGGCGAGGCCCTCCTCGGCGACGGCTACCTCGTACGCCACGACACCGCGGCCGGTGCCCTCCTGCTCACCGCCTTCGCCGACGGCACGGCGGCCACCCGGAAGATCGGCGACCTCGCGGCCGGCGACGCGGACCAGCGCGGGGTCACCTGGACGGTGGACAAGTTCGGCGGGCCCGCGGCCTACGTGGACGCCGACCGTCGCATCCATCTGGTGCCCGGCGGGACCGCCTCCCAGCCGCTCGGCGTCATCGAGTCCGACGCGACGGACAACACCGCGCAGGACAGCGTGAGCACCACCCCCTGGTGGCAGTGGCGCGGGCTGCTCTCCAAGCCCGCCGCCTCCTGGACGGCCACACTCACCAGCAAGGCGACGGGCAGGACGGTCCGTACGTTCACCGGCGGCGAGGTGGACGGCACACTCACCGCGCGATGGGACATACGCGACCCGGCGGGCGCGCTCGTACCCAACGGCACCTACACCTTCAGGCTCACCGCC
This Streptomyces sp. NBC_00377 DNA region includes the following protein-coding sequences:
- a CDS encoding FG-GAP-like repeat-containing protein, whose protein sequence is MARRIPARAVVAALAVLAATTGPLPGATPAAADGNTGAPLTAEKVFQSDRYVPRRDLTQSAGPSGYLHAREGRTGLLWTSYDTGTTTELGALSQAAIPGYLGSFSDIVTDVVSRTEKVVLKDMAAGTSTDVAITHGTYWATHGAHVLTQARDADGNRVLWLYGGGAPADGTLVHGWPTGITANFTVLGGDSGTAVVSYALGSARHLALVDLAAAEVTADVTVAAAPTTVALSADRLVWYAYGATAHVLDRADLSAPGTTVTLPGTEGTPQLGIAGRWLVVARSVPPQPGNLVDKSGEPLTAVPLAGGDAVTLLRHAGTSLTPAPDGGLLAVGGADSGHWAVRRVTDTGADTPALTEVTAVPPVAARIDHLSVQNGTLATDEADSGFMGAYYSRPVSADGTPGAPAWRSWKYQQAGPYATGDGRAVEFVADGDPNTGSHVGSIDRSDTAGYFYFPSASGSVLDITGRYAIVNGTSPARQYVGDLGVYTDLQPVVTRPVTAASVWGTELWTPGTTAGTVTAKDLKTGRATATVSTGAPCVPQELQVVGRWIYWSCGATAAAGVFDRTAKKNITVPSGEALLGDGYLVRHDTAAGALLLTAFADGTAATRKIGDLAAGDADQRGVTWTVDKFGGPAAYVDADRRIHLVPGGTASQPLGVIESDATDNTAQDSVSTTPWWQWRGLLSKPAASWTATLTSKATGRTVRTFTGGEVDGTLTARWDIRDPAGALVPNGTYTFRLTAPPADGSGPPLTVARTVLVSTGAAVRHDFTSSGSLAPDGIGDALTLSSSGVIGYRPGNGAGGFNTAVSGPGWPSTVTLVPFGDLNGDRRGDILVRFATGELRVYRTMRGLAFTPSTPRLSLGTGWNQYDVLTSPGDVTGDGLADLFARKASTGEVFLYRGTSTGKLAARVRVGTNWSLYKRILGAGDLDGDGRGDLLALDRANTLWRYSGNGAGGFRSRVQVAAGWGASYNAVAGVGDLTGDGRADIIARDTSGGVWRYSGNGKGSFGAGVRIATGWGTYKGVF
- a CDS encoding DUF3052 domain-containing protein translates to MSDTPAGGGYSGTPLARKLGVKPGHRVRLRHAAPGWDVPGLPDGVHLAPGGPRDADITVAFYRSRADLAAETASLVRELADDAMLWIAWPRKAAGHVSDLTENALRDLFLPLGVVDVKVAMLGEDWSGLKFVRRRENRRTADGR
- a CDS encoding glycosyltransferase family 2 protein encodes the protein MVEPRIAVAVVTMGNRPAEVDALLESVAKQDLAPARIVIVGNGCELPEFARRLSLPGEVTTIDVDENLGCPGGRNVALARLRDHGDVDVVVELDDDGLLVDADVLRRVRDLYAADPRLGIVGFRIADEHGETQRRHVPRVGASDPMQGGYVTGFLGGGHALSMAMLAETGDWPAEFFFAHEETDLAWRATDAGWKILYAPELLLQHPKTSPARHAIYHRVTARNRVWLVRRNLPLPLVPVHLGVWIAVTLLRTRSLGGLKAWFAGFAEGVRKPAGQRRPMKWRTVWRLTRLGRPPVI